The Halogranum gelatinilyticum DNA segment CGCGTAGTACCCGCGTGCCCATTTGATTTTCTCGCCGTTGTGGTCAGCGTGGCGGTGGTTGTATTTCCGCGAGCTAATCCCTTTGAACCAATTGGCGAGAAGGGACGGGGCGTGCTTCGGTGGACTACTGACGAACAGGTGGATGTGGTCAGATTGGACTGTCAAGTCGATGATTTCGAGTCCTTTGTCGTCAGCGATTTCGTGGAGAATGTCTCGCACACGGTCGCCAACCTCGTTAACCAGTACCGACTGTCGGTACTTGGGCAACCACACTATGTGGTAGTTAAGGTTGTAAGTGGCGTGCCGTGTGGTCTTCATCCGTACTACACACTATGTATCCAGAATATCTTAAAAACACGGTTCACGGTGGGAAATACAGCGATAACATCGTCGGTGGATATGTACGCTGTTGTCCGCTCGACCCGCGGCTAAAGACGCGGGTATGCGCTACGATTCTGTATCACGCCCATCAGCCTGATTGCTCGTTGTGACTTTCCAAACAGACTGTATAGTATAACTATTCAGTATGACTATTCAGACCTATTGTTTGGGCTGGTTTATTAGAAGAACCACGTTCCATTACACGTACCACCGCGATGCGGCCTGTCGCCATCGGTACGGGCGATCACGCCACTGGTTCAAAGTATTACTACTCAGTCTAACTATTTGGTTTGACTGACTAAACTTTGCAGTCTTATTGTTTGGTCGGACTGAGTCTTGTTTGGCGGAGAACGGACGACCTGCGGGACGGGTCGCGGCGCGACATCTGAGAGTTGCTCTCCAGGCCCTCGCGCGGACCGGGACTCGTCGCCCCTCGAACTCAGCGTCGCCGTCGACGCCGACGTCGACCAGTGAGGCACTCGTCCGTGTGCTCCGGCGCGGACTGCTCGAGGAGCCAGAGGAGTGATCGGTCGTTGTCGTCGGGAAAAGCCGCCGTACCGGCTGTCTCGTCGGATCGAACTGACGAGACTGCTTAGTTATACTGATTAGTATGACTGATTCGTTTTACCAACTATTTCGACTGACTTGTCGACCGATCTCTACGGACTCTCAACCGAGTTCTGTTGACGCGTCGGCCTGTCTCCGGCGGCTCAGGCGACTCTGATGACGCTCGTGATCCCG contains these protein-coding regions:
- the tnpA gene encoding IS200/IS605 family transposase, which gives rise to MKTTRHATYNLNYHIVWLPKYRQSVLVNEVGDRVRDILHEIADDKGLEIIDLTVQSDHIHLFVSSPPKHAPSLLANWFKGISSRKYNHRHADHNGEKIKWARGYYA